A region from the Campylobacter magnus genome encodes:
- a CDS encoding glutamate-5-semialdehyde dehydrogenase: MKKILNSVKIAQKELAKLSANERNELIFRIASKVRENCAKILAANAADLANAKGLNSAMKDRLKLDEARLNAICAGLESIAGQKEVIGEIKKGWVAKSGIKINQIAVPIGVIAAIYEARPNVTLEIAALAIKSANGCVLKGGKEARLTNLAFMEALNSAFLPLGFCSVAFLDISRDEVLELLGMSEFIDMIVPRGGENLVRFVSENSRIPVLKHDKGLCHIYIDKAMELQKALNIAINAKCSRPAVCNAAETFLVHESVASKFLSAVYPLLKEYNVEIFGCPKTAKIIECKSASEQNYDTEYDDFKLNIKVVASIDEALAHIARYGSGHSEAIISEDYSACQRFLSEVDASCVFANASTRFNDGGEFGFGAEVGISTNRLHARGPVGVEGLTSYKYIIYGNGEVR, encoded by the coding sequence ATGAAAAAAATTTTAAATTCCGTAAAAATTGCGCAAAAAGAATTAGCAAAACTTAGCGCAAACGAACGAAACGAGTTAATATTTCGCATAGCTAGCAAGGTAAGAGAAAATTGCGCAAAAATACTAGCCGCAAACGCCGCTGACCTAGCAAACGCAAAGGGGCTTAACTCAGCGATGAAGGACCGCTTAAAGCTTGATGAAGCCCGCCTAAATGCGATTTGCGCAGGTTTAGAAAGCATTGCCGGCCAAAAAGAAGTAATAGGCGAGATCAAAAAAGGCTGGGTGGCAAAATCAGGTATAAAAATAAACCAAATCGCCGTGCCAATAGGCGTAATTGCCGCAATCTACGAAGCTAGACCTAATGTAACGCTAGAAATCGCAGCCTTAGCAATTAAAAGCGCAAATGGCTGCGTGCTAAAAGGCGGCAAAGAAGCACGCCTTACAAACTTAGCGTTTATGGAGGCACTAAATAGCGCATTTTTGCCTCTTGGCTTTTGCTCTGTGGCTTTTTTGGACATAAGCCGTGATGAAGTTTTAGAGCTTTTGGGCATGAGTGAGTTTATAGACATGATAGTGCCTAGAGGTGGCGAAAATCTCGTTCGCTTTGTAAGCGAGAATTCTAGAATTCCTGTGCTAAAGCACGACAAAGGACTTTGCCACATTTACATAGATAAAGCAATGGAGCTTCAAAAAGCCCTAAATATCGCAATAAACGCCAAATGCTCTCGCCCAGCAGTGTGTAATGCAGCTGAGACATTTTTGGTTCACGAAAGCGTAGCAAGCAAGTTTCTAAGCGCTGTTTATCCGCTACTAAAAGAATATAATGTAGAGATTTTTGGCTGCCCAAAAACTGCTAAAATCATAGAGTGTAAAAGTGCTAGCGAGCAAAATTACGACACTGAATACGATGATTTTAAGCTAAATATAAAAGTAGTAGCTAGTATAGACGAAGCCCTTGCGCATATCGCAAGATACGGCTCAGGGCACTCAGAGGCGATAATCAGCGAGGATTACTCAGCTTGCCAAAGGTTTTTAAGCGAAGTTGATGCAAGCTGCGTGTTTGCCAATGCTAGCACGAGATTTAATGACGGCGGCGAGTTTGGCTTTGGCGCAGAGGTGGGAATTAGCACAAACCGCCTTCACGCAAGAGGCCCAGTAGGCGTAGAGGGACTTACAAGCTACAAATACATCATCTACGGCAACGGCGAAGTGCGTTAA
- a CDS encoding NAD(P)-binding domain-containing protein — translation MYDIVIIGGGPCGIASVIEAKHAGLAKILLLEKGENHSQTIRKFYKDGKRVDKEYKGLDSTTKGSIEFFDGTKESTLNYFDKLLDEGEFEAIFNVEVESVKKNGDYFEITTSKSGFKAKNVVVAIGRMGKPNKPDYKIPPSIMNLVNFNLNNCGNGEKIIVVGGGNSAAEYACELGKCNDVTLCYRKEKFTRLNDINEAAVYESEKNGTLKLLLGTDISELSNADGKVCVNFTDGKSEVYDRAIYAIGGSTPVDFLAKCGIEMNGEDPIIDEHFQTTTKGLFVGGDIASKKGGSIVVALNNAHTIIDYIVKNK, via the coding sequence ATGTATGACATCGTAATAATCGGTGGCGGACCTTGTGGTATCGCTTCAGTAATCGAAGCAAAACACGCTGGATTAGCAAAAATCTTATTGCTAGAAAAAGGAGAAAATCACAGTCAAACTATCCGCAAGTTCTACAAAGACGGCAAACGCGTAGATAAAGAGTATAAAGGGCTTGATAGCACTACAAAAGGCTCAATTGAGTTTTTTGATGGCACAAAAGAAAGCACACTAAATTACTTTGATAAATTGCTTGATGAGGGCGAGTTTGAGGCGATTTTCAATGTTGAGGTTGAAAGCGTGAAAAAAAATGGCGATTATTTTGAGATAACTACTTCAAAATCTGGCTTTAAAGCTAAAAATGTGGTGGTGGCAATCGGTCGCATGGGTAAGCCAAATAAGCCTGATTATAAAATCCCGCCTAGTATAATGAATCTTGTGAATTTTAATCTAAATAACTGTGGAAATGGCGAGAAAATCATCGTTGTAGGTGGTGGAAACTCAGCTGCTGAATACGCCTGCGAGCTTGGCAAATGTAATGATGTAACGCTATGCTACCGCAAAGAAAAGTTTACAAGACTAAATGATATAAATGAGGCTGCTGTTTATGAAAGCGAGAAAAATGGCACCTTAAAGCTACTTCTTGGCACTGATATAAGCGAGCTTAGCAATGCCGATGGCAAGGTTTGTGTAAACTTCACTGATGGCAAAAGCGAGGTTTATGATAGAGCAATTTATGCAATCGGCGGCTCAACTCCTGTGGATTTTCTAGCAAAATGCGGAATTGAGATGAATGGCGAAGACCCTATCATTGATGAGCATTTCCAAACCACGACAAAAGGGCTATTTGTAGGCGGTGATATCGCTAGCAAAAAAGGTGGCTCAATCGTAGTTGCGCTAAATAACGCTCACACAATCATAGATTACATAGTAAAAAATAAATAA
- the purU gene encoding formyltetrahydrofolate deformylase, with protein sequence MEYILKVSCDDEKGLILRISEIVVKNGLNYLSTNEFVDHENHRFYMRAVLDGELEVKGFVNTLLAFLPRSAQVFCEEIRRKNIVVMATKENHCLGDILIRENSGDLNANVLAVVANHEDLREFASKFDVPFICVPSDGVGREEHEKMVLNELKKFNFDYLILAKYMRILSSDFVLNYEEKIINIHHSFLPAFIGANPYKQAYERGVKIIGATAHFVTECLDEGPIITQDVVLVNHEMDWQDMRRAGRNIEKVVLTRALDLVFDERVFVYKNKTVIF encoded by the coding sequence ATGGAATATATTTTAAAAGTTAGTTGTGATGATGAAAAGGGGCTAATACTTCGCATTAGCGAAATAGTCGTAAAAAATGGGCTAAATTACCTTAGCACAAATGAGTTTGTTGACCACGAAAATCATAGATTTTATATGCGAGCGGTTTTAGATGGAGAACTTGAGGTAAAGGGTTTTGTAAACACTCTGCTAGCCTTTTTGCCACGCTCGGCGCAGGTATTTTGCGAGGAGATAAGGCGCAAAAATATAGTTGTCATGGCGACAAAAGAAAATCACTGCCTAGGTGATATTTTGATTAGAGAAAATAGCGGTGATTTAAACGCAAATGTGCTAGCTGTGGTGGCAAATCACGAAGACTTGCGCGAGTTTGCTAGTAAGTTTGATGTGCCATTTATCTGCGTGCCAAGCGATGGAGTGGGGCGAGAAGAGCATGAAAAAATGGTGCTTAATGAGCTTAAAAAGTTTAATTTTGATTATCTTATCTTGGCAAAATATATGAGAATTTTAAGTAGTGATTTTGTCTTAAACTACGAAGAAAAAATTATAAATATCCATCACTCGTTTTTGCCAGCCTTTATCGGTGCAAATCCGTATAAACAAGCCTACGAGCGAGGTGTGAAAATCATAGGTGCTACGGCGCATTTTGTAACTGAGTGCCTTGATGAGGGGCCAATTATCACCCAAGATGTGGTCTTAGTAAATCACGAAATGGACTGGCAAGATATGAGAAGAGCAGGGCGAAATATAGAAAAAGTCGTGCTTACAAGGGCGCTTGATTTGGTTTTTGATGAGAGAGTTTTTGTGTATAAAAACAAAACCGTGATATTCTAG
- a CDS encoding tRNA (cytidine(34)-2'-O)-methyltransferase → MFNIVLLEPQIHTNTGSIGRMCVNANCVLHLIKPFGFIIDDKHLRRAGLDYWARLDVRIYENLSEFYAKNAAAGKRSFFATTKTDTLYFEASFEPGDYLFFGREDAGLPQALLKENENRCITIPMSPEGRSLNLATSVGIITYEAIRQNFKHFNLRKSIK, encoded by the coding sequence ATGTTTAATATAGTTTTACTTGAACCACAGATTCACACAAACACAGGCTCAATAGGCAGAATGTGCGTAAATGCTAATTGTGTTTTGCATCTTATTAAGCCCTTTGGTTTTATTATTGATGATAAGCATTTGCGCAGAGCTGGACTTGATTACTGGGCGAGGCTAGATGTGCGAATTTATGAGAATTTAAGCGAGTTTTATGCTAAAAATGCAGCTGCAGGGAAGCGCAGTTTTTTTGCTACGACAAAGACAGATACTCTATATTTTGAGGCTAGTTTTGAGCCTGGGGATTATTTGTTTTTTGGCAGGGAGGATGCGGGGCTGCCCCAAGCCTTGCTAAAAGAAAATGAAAACCGCTGTATAACAATACCTATGAGCCCCGAGGGTCGCTCGCTAAATCTGGCTACAAGCGTGGGAATTATTACTTATGAGGCAATTAGACAAAACTTTAAGCACTTTAATTTAAGAAAGAGTATAAAATGA
- a CDS encoding endonuclease/exonuclease/phosphatase family protein, with protein sequence MRILVLALFFVSLLSAKILIASFNVQNLFDDKTDGTEYADFKKGGKKNWNKEKYEKKIAAVSKDIKEINADVILLLEIENERVLKELASRTGYEYSVFSRGNDKAPVGLGYLSKKQILSVKEYAVPRVKTRPILQIKVREAGRELNIFGAHFPAMKNSLEKRLNAAKTMLRAVHGVKNAIILGDLNSNWDDKFLLKELKNDYTSIWQYKKGWNSYKSGGTIDHIMIKNDLARAVSADFWVYKTKSSDHNALIVQF encoded by the coding sequence ATGAGAATTTTAGTTTTAGCGTTATTTTTTGTAAGCTTGCTTAGCGCAAAGATACTAATAGCAAGCTTTAATGTCCAAAATCTCTTTGATGATAAAACAGATGGGACTGAGTATGCTGATTTTAAAAAAGGTGGCAAAAAAAACTGGAATAAAGAAAAATATGAGAAAAAAATCGCTGCTGTTAGCAAGGATATAAAAGAAATTAACGCTGATGTGATTTTGCTACTAGAGATCGAAAATGAGCGTGTGCTAAAAGAACTAGCTAGCCGCACAGGATATGAATATAGCGTATTTAGCAGAGGCAACGATAAAGCCCCAGTTGGCCTTGGCTATCTCTCAAAAAAACAAATTCTAAGCGTAAAAGAATACGCTGTGCCAAGGGTGAAAACTAGGCCGATTTTGCAAATTAAAGTGCGTGAGGCTGGACGCGAGCTAAATATTTTTGGCGCGCATTTTCCAGCTATGAAAAACTCGCTAGAAAAAAGGCTAAATGCCGCAAAAACAATGCTAAGAGCAGTACACGGAGTAAAAAATGCTATAATCTTGGGTGATCTTAATAGTAACTGGGATGATAAGTTTTTACTAAAAGAGCTAAAAAATGACTATACAAGCATTTGGCAGTATAAAAAGGGCTGGAATTCATACAAAAGTGGCGGCACAATAGATCATATAATGATAAAAAATGACCTAGCGCGTGCTGTGAGTGCTGATTTTTGGGTTTATAAAACTAAAAGCTCAGATCATAATGCTTTAATCGTGCAATTTTAA
- the glyS gene encoding glycine--tRNA ligase subunit beta: protein MKVLIELGVEELPAWPFLREFDNILPKWDAALAKHNFKADFKLDYTPRRIVLSGELAEFAPDKEVENIGAPKNVALDSDGKWSKAALAFASKCGISESELAFKEIKGKEVLYHKSIAKGVSLKSVLASIIEDFALSLSFGKTMRWGDKDCAFIRPLRNLVVLLDDELLECELFGVRSNKATFVHRDFGYDKVGFDTAAQYFEVLEKNAVILSSEERKSRILAQFDELEKQSGLKIERDAELLAEVVAITEYPNAHLGSFDKEFLEVPKEVIITSMKENQRYFALLNNDGSLANRFVVVANSTAKDSALIVAGNEKVLRARLSDAQFFWHSDLKNPFNAEKLKNITYLAGLGSVYDKELRECEISAVLADIYSSELKALGASKELLKEAIMLSKADLATAMVYEFTDLQGIMGGYYAKHAGKNELICKAIREQYLPNSDESELPSNAFSSVVAMSAKFDALLALFSINKIPSGTKDPYALRRAALGVIKIALKLGVNFDIKELLATLSKNYKSFELETLYDFILDRLYALYEINPSIIKACINAGVSDLVQLDANIRALDIIVRADGFEVWFDTFKRLANILKEAKIGSVDESLLENESEKALYSAFRACKLDFSKPSEYLGELFGLKGDIDSFFDSVMINDPDERKKANRIALIGGIYEAFIKIADIKEISA from the coding sequence ATGAAAGTTTTGATTGAATTAGGTGTTGAAGAACTGCCTGCGTGGCCGTTTTTACGGGAGTTTGATAATATTTTACCAAAGTGGGACGCAGCACTAGCTAAGCATAATTTCAAAGCTGATTTTAAGCTTGATTACACCCCAAGACGCATCGTGCTAAGTGGAGAACTAGCAGAGTTTGCCCCTGATAAAGAAGTAGAAAACATAGGCGCTCCAAAAAATGTAGCCCTTGATAGTGATGGCAAATGGAGCAAGGCAGCCCTTGCCTTTGCTAGTAAATGTGGCATTAGCGAGAGCGAACTAGCTTTTAAAGAAATAAAAGGCAAAGAAGTACTATATCACAAAAGCATAGCAAAGGGTGTTAGCCTAAAAAGCGTGCTTGCTAGCATTATAGAGGATTTTGCGCTTTCACTTAGCTTTGGTAAGACTATGCGCTGGGGTGATAAGGACTGCGCTTTTATCCGTCCACTGCGAAATTTAGTAGTGCTGCTTGATGATGAGCTACTAGAGTGCGAGCTTTTTGGGGTTCGCTCAAATAAAGCTACTTTTGTTCATAGGGATTTTGGCTATGATAAAGTGGGCTTTGATACAGCAGCGCAGTATTTTGAAGTGCTAGAAAAAAATGCTGTGATTTTAAGCAGTGAAGAGAGAAAATCTAGAATTCTAGCGCAATTTGACGAGCTAGAAAAACAAAGTGGGCTAAAAATAGAGCGTGATGCTGAGCTGCTAGCTGAGGTCGTAGCGATCACTGAGTATCCAAACGCTCATTTAGGAAGCTTTGATAAAGAGTTTTTAGAAGTGCCAAAAGAAGTAATTATTACTTCAATGAAAGAAAATCAAAGGTATTTTGCCCTATTAAATAATGATGGTAGCCTAGCAAACCGCTTTGTAGTAGTGGCAAACTCTACTGCAAAAGATAGCGCGCTAATTGTAGCTGGTAATGAAAAAGTATTGCGTGCAAGACTTAGCGATGCGCAGTTTTTTTGGCATAGCGATCTAAAAAATCCATTTAACGCCGAGAAGCTAAAAAATATAACCTACTTAGCAGGTTTAGGCTCAGTGTATGATAAAGAGCTTAGAGAGTGCGAAATAAGCGCAGTTCTAGCTGATATTTACAGCAGTGAGCTAAAGGCTCTTGGTGCTAGCAAGGAGCTTTTAAAAGAAGCTATTATGCTCTCAAAAGCTGATCTTGCTACAGCTATGGTATATGAGTTTACCGACCTTCAAGGCATCATGGGTGGATACTACGCAAAGCACGCTGGCAAAAATGAGCTAATTTGTAAAGCAATCAGGGAGCAATACCTGCCAAATAGCGATGAGAGCGAGCTTCCTAGCAATGCTTTTAGCTCTGTTGTGGCAATGAGTGCCAAGTTTGATGCACTTTTAGCTCTATTTAGTATAAATAAAATCCCAAGTGGCACAAAAGATCCGTATGCACTGCGCCGTGCGGCTTTGGGCGTTATTAAGATTGCTTTAAAACTTGGTGTGAACTTTGATATAAAAGAGCTTTTGGCAACTTTAAGCAAAAATTATAAAAGCTTTGAGCTAGAGACGCTTTATGATTTCATCCTTGATAGACTTTACGCGCTTTATGAAATAAATCCATCTATCATAAAAGCTTGCATAAACGCTGGTGTAAGCGACCTAGTCCAGCTTGATGCAAATATCCGTGCGCTTGATATAATCGTGCGTGCTGATGGTTTTGAGGTCTGGTTTGATACCTTTAAGCGACTTGCAAATATCCTAAAAGAGGCTAAAATCGGCTCAGTGGATGAGAGCTTGCTAGAAAATGAGAGCGAAAAAGCACTTTACTCTGCGTTTAGAGCTTGTAAGCTAGATTTTTCAAAGCCTAGCGAGTATTTGGGCGAGCTTTTTGGCTTAAAAGGCGATATTGATAGCTTCTTTGATAGCGTAATGATAAATGACCCTGATGAGCGCAAAAAAGCAAACCGCATTGCGCTAATTGGCGGTATTTATGAGGCTTTTATCAAAATCGCTGATATAAAAGAAATCTCTGCGTAA
- a CDS encoding peptidylprolyl isomerase: MITWMQKHKKYLVVTIWISTIAFVGAGFVGWGAYDFNKSRATSVAKVGDIDITMQKFQSGYSRLYSFYANNLGRDISDEEAQQMGLKEATLNSLIQESLLLNYASELGLSANDDEIIAELVATPSFQTNGAFDVKQYESVLKSLRTTPSAYEAELKDKLILSKLFRAFNLSANEIDTELIAANALLNDEISAKIITASVIEVSEDELKASWEKSKDLYLTSQKYELLSYFIPASKENASDEKLKAFYEENRGDYRDGEDKIMSFEDAKPALIADFALKNAKRAALEEYVKIKKGESNATASTLLISNEDSKNLNIDEIKKAKKDEVLKPMESDGGFMVVKVQNIIKPQPKSYEEAKEQVKASVMASKNKKALEESAKIALNNKADFNLSAKVSKNDTEILGLSAENSVALINKIFSNNAKDGYIVFNDMAVAYEIKKQNLLDVEKFNTFKIAFSSNAAALKNSQLENGLLSSLAKRYKIEKYYK, from the coding sequence ATGATAACTTGGATGCAAAAGCACAAGAAGTATCTTGTCGTTACTATTTGGATAAGCACGATAGCTTTTGTGGGTGCTGGTTTTGTGGGCTGGGGAGCGTATGATTTTAACAAATCTCGTGCCACATCAGTAGCAAAAGTAGGAGATATAGATATCACCATGCAAAAGTTTCAAAGCGGATATTCTAGGCTTTATAGCTTTTATGCAAATAATCTTGGTAGAGATATAAGCGATGAAGAAGCCCAGCAAATGGGGCTAAAAGAAGCTACTTTAAATAGCCTTATTCAAGAAAGTCTTTTGCTAAATTATGCTAGCGAGCTTGGACTTAGCGCAAATGATGATGAAATCATAGCTGAGCTAGTAGCTACACCTAGCTTTCAAACAAATGGTGCTTTTGATGTAAAACAATATGAAAGTGTGCTAAAATCACTTCGCACAACACCTAGCGCATATGAAGCCGAGCTAAAAGACAAGCTTATTTTATCTAAGCTTTTTAGAGCATTTAACCTTAGCGCAAATGAGATTGATACCGAGCTAATAGCCGCTAATGCTTTATTAAACGATGAAATATCAGCAAAAATCATCACAGCATCTGTGATAGAAGTAAGCGAAGATGAGCTAAAAGCAAGCTGGGAGAAAAGCAAGGATTTATATCTTACTAGCCAAAAATACGAGCTTTTAAGCTACTTTATCCCAGCTAGCAAAGAAAATGCTAGCGATGAAAAACTAAAAGCCTTTTATGAAGAAAATCGTGGCGATTACAGAGATGGCGAAGATAAAATAATGAGCTTTGAGGATGCAAAACCTGCTCTTATAGCTGACTTTGCCCTAAAAAATGCTAAACGAGCTGCCCTTGAAGAATATGTAAAAATCAAAAAAGGCGAGAGTAACGCAACTGCAAGCACTCTACTAATTTCAAATGAAGATAGCAAAAATCTAAATATAGATGAGATAAAAAAAGCTAAAAAGGACGAGGTGCTAAAACCTATGGAGAGTGATGGCGGCTTTATGGTAGTAAAAGTTCAAAATATCATAAAACCACAGCCAAAAAGCTATGAAGAAGCAAAAGAGCAAGTAAAAGCCTCGGTCATGGCAAGCAAAAACAAAAAAGCCCTAGAAGAAAGCGCAAAAATAGCTCTAAATAACAAAGCTGACTTTAATCTAAGCGCAAAAGTATCAAAAAACGATACTGAGATTTTAGGACTTAGTGCAGAAAATAGCGTAGCTCTCATAAATAAAATTTTCTCAAATAACGCAAAAGATGGCTATATCGTCTTTAATGATATGGCGGTAGCTTATGAAATAAAAAAGCAAAATTTGCTTGATGTTGAGAAATTTAACACCTTTAAAATCGCTTTTAGCTCAAATGCTGCGGCTTTAAAAAACTCTCAGCTAGAAAATGGCTTATTAAGCTCTCTTGCTAAGAGATATAAAATTGAAAAGTATTATAAATAG
- the ftsA gene encoding cell division protein FtsA, which produces MSAKILGIDIGSTKICAAMAELNASNEVSIIAVSCAESKGIKKGEIKNIELAASSIQTAVNDVLRIAGTNYNKVIVSINGKSKNLDSKGMVNIPNKDVTISQIERLMQDLCYRAKIEYEYEAIHVLPYNFKLDDQDNIEDPLGMSGSRLEVEAQIITVQRAAVVNLRKAIEKAGLRADNIVLCGYASSIATLNEDEKQLGAALIDIGGATCNMVIHAGNSIRYSDFLGVGSTLITTDLSAALHTPIAKAEEVKIKYGSLRSRVEGQIDLPDIGDENASRSVSVSIVQDVIMARVDETMRILAEMLGSSNYRHLISAGVVLTGGMTKIEGLREIATLIFDRLPVRIARPSDIEGLDDRFKEPMYSCAIGLCLYGAGHFTPYEIDSERKMRYHGESDGFDENGLSQGAEFAEFGDNEPMFEETEVNESLNLRIESEVPQKAQKAKNYWTDKVINKIKNLF; this is translated from the coding sequence GTGTCAGCTAAAATCTTAGGTATAGATATCGGCTCTACAAAGATATGCGCAGCAATGGCAGAGCTAAATGCCAGCAACGAAGTATCTATTATAGCAGTAAGTTGTGCTGAGTCAAAAGGTATCAAAAAAGGCGAAATCAAAAATATAGAGCTAGCTGCAAGCTCTATCCAAACAGCGGTAAATGATGTACTTCGCATCGCTGGGACAAACTATAATAAAGTAATAGTATCTATTAACGGCAAATCAAAAAACCTTGATAGCAAGGGCATGGTAAATATACCAAACAAAGATGTAACCATAAGTCAGATTGAAAGGCTAATGCAAGATTTGTGCTATAGAGCAAAGATAGAATATGAGTATGAAGCGATTCATGTGCTGCCTTATAACTTTAAGCTTGATGACCAAGATAATATCGAAGACCCGCTTGGTATGAGTGGTTCTCGTCTTGAAGTAGAAGCGCAGATAATCACAGTTCAAAGAGCAGCTGTAGTAAATCTGCGCAAAGCCATAGAAAAAGCAGGGCTAAGGGCTGATAATATCGTGCTTTGTGGCTATGCTAGCTCCATTGCTACTTTAAATGAGGATGAAAAACAACTTGGAGCTGCACTTATTGATATAGGTGGTGCTACTTGTAATATGGTAATCCACGCAGGAAACTCTATCCGCTATAGTGATTTTTTGGGAGTGGGGTCTACGCTTATTACCACTGATCTCTCAGCTGCGCTTCACACGCCAATTGCTAAGGCTGAGGAAGTAAAGATAAAATACGGCTCACTTCGCTCTAGGGTAGAGGGGCAAATAGACCTGCCTGATATCGGTGATGAGAATGCTAGTAGATCTGTATCTGTATCTATAGTTCAAGATGTCATCATGGCAAGAGTAGATGAGACTATGAGAATACTAGCTGAGATGCTTGGTAGCTCAAACTACAGACATCTTATCAGCGCAGGTGTGGTGCTAACTGGCGGTATGACAAAGATCGAGGGGCTTAGAGAAATCGCAACTCTTATCTTTGACCGCTTACCAGTTCGCATAGCTCGCCCTAGTGATATAGAAGGACTTGATGATAGATTTAAAGAGCCTATGTATTCTTGTGCTATTGGTCTTTGCTTGTATGGAGCAGGGCATTTTACGCCTTATGAGATAGATAGTGAGCGCAAGATGCGCTACCATGGCGAGAGCGATGGTTTTGATGAAAATGGGCTTAGCCAGGGTGCTGAGTTTGCGGAGTTTGGTGATAATGAGCCGATGTTTGAAGAAACTGAGGTAAATGAGAGTTTAAACCTAAGAATAGAAAGCGAAGTGCCACAAAAAGCACAAAAAGCTAAAAATTATTGGACTGATAAAGTCATAAACAAAATCAAAAATTTATTTTAA
- the ftsZ gene encoding cell division protein FtsZ, producing the protein MGFTIEEAKKSAFEAKIKVIGVGGGGGNMIDHIVREGAIEELENLELISANTDAQALINSKAHTTIQLGERTSGGLGAGARPEMGKKSAEESYEEITKVLDGANLVFISAGFGGGTGTGAAPVIAKAAKEVGAFTIAIVTTPFKIEMKKRMNTALEGLKELRKECDSIIVIPNEKLRSVAMKGAGIKDAFKIVDEVLSDAVSGMCAVILKSGESDINIDFNDVKTAMSHRGSSLLCMGKASGEGSAQEAVKNATQSPLLDDIELKGARGLIANFKMHPSHPFDDVYEAMEFLNGLIGDDGEDPDVFFGTWTDSKMPEDAVEVTIIATGLDGKEEKLDKPEPQKLQKTGTDDLFSSFYSTSPSRKVDLDKVDLDQPAYIRRQQD; encoded by the coding sequence ATGGGTTTTACAATAGAAGAAGCAAAAAAATCTGCTTTTGAGGCAAAAATCAAGGTTATTGGCGTAGGCGGTGGCGGTGGAAATATGATAGACCACATTGTCCGTGAAGGTGCTATAGAAGAGCTAGAAAACTTAGAGCTAATCTCAGCAAATACTGATGCTCAAGCCTTGATAAACTCAAAAGCACACACTACAATACAACTAGGCGAGCGCACATCAGGCGGTCTTGGTGCTGGAGCACGCCCCGAAATGGGTAAAAAATCAGCCGAAGAAAGCTATGAAGAAATCACAAAGGTTTTAGATGGAGCAAATCTAGTATTTATCTCAGCTGGCTTTGGTGGAGGCACTGGCACAGGTGCAGCACCAGTTATCGCAAAAGCCGCAAAAGAAGTAGGTGCTTTTACAATAGCTATAGTTACTACCCCTTTTAAAATAGAAATGAAAAAGCGCATGAACACAGCCTTAGAAGGACTAAAAGAACTTCGCAAAGAATGTGATAGCATCATCGTAATCCCAAATGAAAAGCTACGCAGTGTGGCTATGAAGGGTGCTGGCATAAAAGATGCCTTTAAAATCGTAGATGAAGTGCTCAGCGATGCAGTTAGCGGAATGTGTGCTGTAATCCTAAAATCAGGCGAGAGCGATATAAACATAGACTTTAACGATGTTAAAACTGCTATGAGCCACCGTGGCAGTTCTTTGCTTTGTATGGGCAAGGCTAGTGGAGAGGGCTCAGCGCAAGAAGCTGTTAAAAACGCTACCCAGTCGCCTTTACTAGATGATATAGAACTAAAAGGCGCAAGAGGTCTTATAGCAAACTTCAAAATGCACCCAAGCCATCCATTTGATGATGTTTATGAGGCAATGGAATTCTTAAATGGTCTAATCGGTGATGATGGAGAAGATCCGGATGTATTCTTTGGTACTTGGACTGACTCAAAAATGCCAGAAGATGCTGTAGAGGTAACTATAATCGCAACTGGACTTGATGGAAAAGAAGAAAAACTTGACAAACCAGAACCACAAAAATTACAAAAAACAGGTACTGATGATTTGTTTTCAAGTTTTTATAGTACCTCACCATCTCGCAAGGTAGATTTGGACAAAGTAGACCTTGACCAGCCAGCTTATATAAGACGCCAGCAAGACTAA